A genomic stretch from Solanum stenotomum isolate F172 chromosome 8, ASM1918654v1, whole genome shotgun sequence includes:
- the LOC125873641 gene encoding uncharacterized protein LOC125873641: MEIAKSSVRGTHEHGYGMLDAYRYMLESANPRSKMALEVDENGKFKYFFVAYAAWIQGFQQLRKVIAIDGTFLKSKYKGVLLSAVAQDEENHIFSVAFCVVDKECDASYQYFFEQMRSYVDYTDELCIISDRQSSIRKMVSIVYPSAHYGCCMRHLGENILNNLHNEKVVSHLYNTAKAYNKVEFYDHFNQIRDMVPKTTEHLESVGFHGWSRAFFQGNWYNIMTSNIAESVNAMFEVEREFPIVALFDEINMRFAKLFHERHMELVNSPNILVPSMEKQISKNINLGNKLLAHQIANYKFSISGHGEVATVDLQTRTCTCRFFYLDKIPCPYAMAALQSQYGAHFGSQIYKYLSSYYSVEKYIITYCEEINPVPPRAGKEMGTGIGGQDEMG, translated from the exons ATGGAGATTGCAAAGTCTTCGGTTAGGGGAACACATGAGCACGGGTATGGAATGCTTGATGCATACCGTTATATGCTTGAGTCCGCAAATCCAAGAAGTAAGATGGCATTGGAGGTTGATGAAAATGGAAAGTTCAAGTATTTTTTTGTAGCCTATGCGGCTTGGATTCAAGGTTTTCAACAACTGAGAAAAGTCATAGCCATTGACGGGACATTTTTGAAGAGCAAGTATAAAGGAGTTTTACTATCGGCAGTGGCGCAAGATGAAGAGAATCATATTTTTTCGGTGGCTTTTTGTGTAGTGGATAAAGAATGTGATGCctcatatcaatatttttttgaacaaaTGAGAAGTTATGTAGATTATACCGATGAGCTGTGCATAATTTCTGATAGACAATCAAGTATCCGAAAGATGGTTTCAATTGTGTATCCATCAGCTCATTATGGTTGTTGCATGAGGCACCTTGGAGAAAATATTCTAAACAATCTTCACAATGAAAAAGTCGTATCTCATTTATATAATACAGCGAAAGCGTACAATAAAGTTGAGTTCTATGACCATTTCAATCAGATAAGGGATATGGTACCCAAGACAACCGAACATCTAGAATCAGTTGGATTTCATGGATGGAGCAGGGCATTTTTCCAGGGAAATTg GTATAATATTATGACCTCAAACATTGCTGAATCCGTGAATGCAAtgtttgaagttgaaagagaaTTTCCTATTGTCGCtttatttgatgaaataaatatgaGATTTGCAAAATTATTTCACGAGAGGCATATGGAGTTGGTCAACTCACCAAACATACTTGTTCCTTCAATGGAAAAACAAATATCAAAGAATATCAATTTGGGAAACAAGTTATTGGCCCATCAAATAGCCAATTACAAGTTTAGTATCAGCGGTCATGGTGAGGTTGCCACGGTCGATCTTCAAACAAGAACGTGCACATGTAGATTTTTTTACTTGGACAAAATACCTTGTCCATATGCTATGGCAGCGCTTCAATCCCAATATGGTGCACATTTTGGAAGTCAAATCTATAAGTACTTGTCTTCATATTATTCGGtggaaaaatacataattacataTTGTGAGGAAATTAATCCGGTGCCTCCTAGGGCTGGCAAGGAGATGGGGACGGGGATTGGGGGACAAGACGAGATGGGATAG